Proteins encoded together in one Thermomonospora curvata DSM 43183 window:
- a CDS encoding HypC/HybG/HupF family hydrogenase formation chaperone encodes MCLGIPGEIVELLPGRADLATVEIAGVRRAVNIGLLGTGGPGGVQVGDWVLVHVGFAMSKIDQDEAAATLKLLKGMGEAYTDELDALAGSDIT; translated from the coding sequence ATGTGCCTTGGCATTCCCGGGGAGATCGTGGAACTGCTCCCCGGCCGGGCCGACCTGGCCACGGTGGAGATCGCCGGAGTCCGGCGGGCCGTCAACATCGGCCTGCTGGGCACCGGCGGCCCCGGCGGCGTGCAAGTCGGCGACTGGGTGCTGGTCCACGTCGGATTCGCCATGTCGAAGATCGACCAGGACGAGGCCGCCGCCACGCTGAAGCTGCTGAAAGGCATGGGCGAGGCCTACACCGACGAACTGGACGCCCTCGCGGGCTCGGACATCACCTGA